A stretch of the Bacillus sp. FJAT-18017 genome encodes the following:
- a CDS encoding amino acid permease: MQKTQKGLSAVQLTMMALGSVIGGSFFLGSSVAINAAGPSILISYIVAGALIFIILYALSEMTVAAPNVGSFSTFAARELGAGTGFVVGWLYWTGTILSMSSEAAAISILVREWYPNVSIGLLGGAIIIGVTLVNLLGADKIGKLTSGLSSIKLLAIVFFIVTALMLIFGLFPGTPAVGAGELVREPLMPGGLGGLAGSMLLVVFAYAGFEIIGLAASETRDPAKTIPKAIRYTVIALVGLYVVYAAVLLPLIPTSALNENVSPMVASLERWGIGWAGRALNIVLITAILSAMLAAIFGLGRMIRSLTDEGHAPKFLIDKKDVPYRGILFSGVAMLLGLGFGLLFPRVYLVLITTGGFALLFTYGVIMASHIKFRKRNGCPPNGICQMPGFPYTSWIALVAIVVILLCMPFIPGQEAGLISGLIMVIFFSSVYVLIRSRKKAQTRGEEKTGTKSRNYQGELLTEASAELTRKIDNEET; this comes from the coding sequence ATGCAAAAAACGCAAAAAGGGCTTTCTGCAGTACAGCTTACGATGATGGCGCTGGGGAGTGTCATTGGGGGATCGTTTTTCCTCGGTTCCTCTGTAGCAATTAATGCGGCTGGCCCTTCAATTTTAATCTCTTATATTGTTGCGGGAGCATTGATTTTTATCATTTTATACGCTTTGTCGGAAATGACTGTGGCTGCCCCAAACGTTGGCTCATTCAGTACATTTGCCGCAAGGGAACTTGGGGCGGGGACAGGGTTTGTGGTTGGCTGGCTATATTGGACTGGGACGATTCTGTCAATGTCGAGTGAAGCAGCCGCGATTTCCATTCTTGTCCGTGAATGGTATCCAAATGTATCAATTGGCCTCCTGGGAGGAGCAATCATTATTGGTGTCACGCTTGTAAATCTTTTGGGTGCAGATAAAATTGGAAAACTGACAAGCGGCCTTTCCTCAATAAAATTATTAGCCATCGTGTTTTTTATTGTTACCGCCTTAATGCTGATTTTCGGGCTTTTCCCTGGAACTCCAGCTGTAGGGGCGGGGGAACTTGTACGAGAGCCGCTAATGCCGGGAGGGTTAGGCGGATTGGCTGGAAGTATGCTGCTGGTCGTGTTTGCATATGCAGGTTTTGAAATTATAGGCCTGGCTGCGTCTGAAACAAGGGACCCTGCAAAGACTATACCAAAAGCAATTCGCTACACCGTTATTGCTCTGGTTGGTCTATATGTTGTTTATGCCGCAGTCTTGCTGCCGCTTATCCCGACTTCTGCCTTAAATGAAAATGTCTCACCGATGGTTGCTTCGCTGGAACGATGGGGTATCGGATGGGCTGGGCGAGCACTTAATATTGTCTTGATTACGGCAATTCTTTCGGCTATGCTGGCAGCAATTTTTGGGCTTGGAAGAATGATTCGTTCGCTCACGGATGAAGGACATGCTCCAAAATTCCTGATAGATAAGAAGGATGTCCCTTATCGGGGAATATTGTTTTCAGGAGTAGCCATGCTGCTTGGCCTTGGTTTTGGACTTCTGTTTCCCAGAGTTTATCTTGTCCTAATCACAACAGGGGGATTTGCCCTGCTCTTTACCTACGGTGTCATTATGGCCAGCCATATAAAGTTTCGTAAACGGAACGGCTGCCCGCCCAATGGGATATGCCAAATGCCCGGATTCCCGTACACCTCCTGGATCGCTCTGGTGGCAATTGTAGTCATACTCCTTTGCATGCCTTTTATCCCGGGGCAGGAAGCAGGTCTTATTTCAGGACTTATCATGGTTATCTTTTTTTCATCCGTTTATGTATTGATAAGATCGAGAAAAAAAGCTCAAACTCGAGGAGAAGAAAAAACAGGCACCAAAAGCCGCAATTATCAGGGCGAATTGTTGACCGAGGCCTCTGCTGAACTGACTCGGAAGATAGATAATGAAGAAACCTAA
- a CDS encoding SAM-dependent methyltransferase, whose amino-acid sequence MNIKTVGNQKGFLKSIHYHPYEPTPYNALDILFSEYQLIKSDVVVDFGSGKGRLPFYVNYLFNTTAIGVEFNEVFYHDAVENLNGYLTKYKKRRDRVRFHCGLAEEYIVQPEENRFYFFNPFTVAIFIKVIQNILASAEEVPRTIDLILYYPSGDYVHFLEYQTPFEMVQDVPLPGLAEKNINERFLIYRYSL is encoded by the coding sequence ATGAATATAAAAACTGTCGGCAATCAGAAAGGGTTTTTGAAATCAATCCATTACCATCCTTATGAGCCGACCCCCTATAATGCGCTTGATATACTTTTCTCGGAGTATCAGTTAATTAAGAGCGATGTGGTCGTTGACTTTGGGAGCGGAAAAGGAAGGCTCCCGTTTTATGTAAACTATTTGTTTAATACTACTGCAATAGGTGTTGAATTTAATGAGGTCTTCTATCATGATGCAGTGGAGAATTTAAACGGATATCTTACTAAGTATAAAAAGCGTAGAGACAGGGTCCGTTTCCACTGTGGGCTTGCAGAGGAATATATAGTGCAGCCTGAAGAGAACAGGTTTTATTTTTTCAACCCTTTTACAGTCGCCATTTTTATAAAAGTTATCCAAAATATCCTGGCCTCCGCGGAAGAGGTTCCTCGGACTATTGATTTAATTTTATATTATCCTTCTGGTGACTATGTTCATTTTCTTGAATACCAAACACCGTTTGAAATGGTTCAGGATGTCCCCTTGCCCGGGCTTGCTGAAAAAAATATTAATGAACGGTTTTTGATATACCGTTACTCTTTATAG
- a CDS encoding amino acid ABC transporter permease, protein MTLDYILEILGPMLEGAQMTVLLFFIAIILSIPLGFLLTLAVRSSFRPLSWLAQGYIYVMRGTPLLLQLLFICFGLPMIPVVGEYLVLDRFVAASLGFVLNYAAYFAEIFRGGLLAIDKGQFEAAQVLGLSKWQTTTRVVLPQMFRIALPSVANESITLVKDTALLYAVAVPELLHFAQTAVNRDFTIVPFFVAGVIYLIMTLVLTAFFKWIERRFTFE, encoded by the coding sequence ATGACACTTGACTATATTCTAGAAATCCTTGGCCCGATGCTTGAAGGCGCCCAGATGACCGTTCTGCTTTTTTTCATTGCGATCATCTTGTCAATTCCGCTGGGATTTCTACTTACACTAGCAGTTAGAAGCAGTTTTAGGCCATTATCCTGGCTGGCTCAGGGCTACATATATGTTATGCGCGGAACACCGCTTCTTTTGCAGCTTTTGTTTATATGTTTTGGATTACCGATGATTCCTGTGGTGGGGGAATATCTTGTACTCGACCGCTTTGTCGCGGCAAGCTTGGGCTTTGTGCTTAATTATGCCGCATATTTTGCGGAAATCTTCCGGGGTGGCCTGCTCGCCATTGACAAAGGACAATTCGAAGCAGCCCAAGTACTGGGACTCAGCAAATGGCAAACTACAACGAGGGTTGTCCTTCCGCAAATGTTCAGGATTGCACTTCCGTCCGTAGCCAACGAATCCATAACACTGGTAAAGGATACAGCCCTGCTTTATGCGGTAGCAGTACCGGAATTGCTGCATTTCGCCCAGACTGCTGTTAACCGTGATTTTACTATCGTGCCATTCTTCGTGGCTGGCGTGATTTATTTAATTATGACTCTGGTGCTTACTGCTTTCTTTAAGTGGATTGAACGCCGATTTACGTTTGAATAG
- a CDS encoding amino acid ABC transporter ATP-binding protein, translated as MAIIEVSNLKKSYGALDVLKKISFEVSKNDVVAVIGPSGSGKSTMLRSLVHLEKIDGGSIQVEGDFLARDGIYPKPQETKRITAKMGMVFQHFNLFPHLTVKENLELAPKLVKNEQLGDLQHRSTELLGKIGLTGHANAYPAKLSGGQKQRVAIARALMMDPDILLFDEPTSALDPELTGEVLQVMKKLAEEHMTMIVVTHEMGFAREVANKVIFMDNGEIIESGHPDEIFTNPRNERTKAFLTRTLK; from the coding sequence ATGGCCATTATCGAAGTCTCCAATCTTAAAAAATCTTACGGGGCGCTTGATGTCCTTAAGAAAATCTCGTTCGAGGTTAGTAAAAATGATGTTGTTGCCGTAATCGGCCCTTCAGGTTCGGGAAAAAGTACTATGCTTAGAAGCCTTGTCCATTTAGAGAAAATCGATGGCGGGTCAATTCAGGTAGAAGGCGATTTTCTGGCCAGGGATGGAATCTATCCGAAGCCACAGGAAACAAAACGAATTACCGCAAAGATGGGTATGGTATTCCAGCATTTTAACCTGTTTCCTCATCTAACGGTTAAGGAAAATCTTGAGCTTGCACCGAAGTTAGTAAAGAATGAACAGCTTGGGGATTTACAGCATCGAAGTACCGAACTGCTAGGAAAAATCGGCCTCACAGGCCATGCCAATGCTTACCCTGCCAAACTTTCCGGCGGTCAAAAGCAAAGGGTTGCGATAGCCCGGGCTCTGATGATGGATCCTGATATCCTCCTCTTTGATGAGCCAACATCTGCATTAGACCCCGAGTTGACAGGTGAGGTTCTGCAAGTTATGAAAAAGCTTGCAGAGGAGCACATGACGATGATCGTTGTCACTCATGAAATGGGTTTTGCCCGCGAAGTTGCCAATAAGGTTATTTTCATGGATAATGGCGAAATTATTGAGTCAGGACACCCCGATGAAATTTTTACAAATCCTCGCAATGAACGGACAAAGGCTTTCTTGACCCGGACATTGAAATAG
- the spxA gene encoding transcriptional regulator SpxA — MVNLYTSPSCTSCRKAKAWLEEHNVEYIERNIFSEPLTTDEIKGILSMTEEGTDEIISINSKTYKSLNVNLESLQLQELYKIIKNNPGMLRRPIIKDEKKMNVGYNEEEIRRFLPRSVRTIIRHETHQMADAIESQSVGM; from the coding sequence ATGGTTAACTTGTATACGTCACCTAGTTGTACGTCATGCCGGAAAGCGAAGGCTTGGCTTGAAGAGCACAATGTGGAATATATTGAACGAAACATTTTCTCCGAACCATTGACAACAGATGAGATTAAGGGAATTCTCTCAATGACGGAGGAAGGAACGGATGAAATCATCTCGATAAATTCGAAAACTTACAAGAGTTTGAATGTGAATTTGGAGTCTCTCCAGCTCCAGGAGTTGTATAAAATTATCAAGAATAACCCGGGTATGCTTCGAAGGCCGATTATAAAAGATGAAAAAAAGATGAACGTCGGCTATAACGAGGAAGAAATTCGCAGGTTCCTTCCCAGGAGTGTCCGGACTATCATTCGCCATGAAACACATCAGATGGCTGATGCGATTGAAAGCCAAAGCGTCGGAATGTAA
- a CDS encoding amino acid ABC transporter substrate-binding protein: MKRTAMMLLISALFIVLAACSGSSTSGKESDDTLIVGIDDKFAPMGFRDENNEIVGFDIDYAKAAADKMGLEVKFQPIDWKTKESELSSGRIDLIWNGYTITDERKQKVLFTKPYLKNAQVVVTKADSKLEKLSDLEGKIVGLQSLSSAKDALEANPISGKIREVTEFSDNVMALNDLKSGRLDAVIIDEVVINYYMEKEEESFKVLEESLAPEEYGVGVKKGNEELLEKLQKALDEMNEDGTAADISKKWFGEDKVLK; encoded by the coding sequence ATGAAACGTACAGCTATGATGCTTTTAATTTCAGCTTTATTTATAGTCCTGGCAGCATGTTCAGGCAGTTCTACTTCTGGGAAGGAATCTGATGATACGTTGATAGTGGGCATTGATGATAAATTTGCTCCAATGGGTTTCCGTGATGAAAACAATGAGATTGTCGGTTTCGATATTGATTACGCCAAAGCAGCCGCAGACAAGATGGGTCTTGAAGTGAAATTCCAGCCGATTGACTGGAAAACAAAAGAGTCCGAGCTTTCAAGCGGCAGGATTGACCTAATTTGGAATGGGTATACTATCACAGACGAACGGAAGCAAAAAGTTCTTTTTACAAAGCCGTATTTGAAAAACGCGCAGGTGGTCGTGACAAAGGCTGACTCAAAGTTGGAAAAGCTTTCAGATCTCGAAGGTAAGATAGTTGGCTTGCAGTCCCTTTCTTCAGCAAAAGACGCTCTTGAAGCAAACCCAATCAGTGGGAAGATTAGGGAAGTAACCGAGTTCTCTGATAATGTTATGGCTTTGAATGATTTAAAAAGCGGCCGCCTTGATGCGGTAATTATTGATGAAGTAGTCATTAACTATTATATGGAGAAGGAAGAGGAATCCTTTAAGGTGCTTGAAGAATCACTTGCTCCAGAGGAATATGGTGTTGGCGTGAAAAAAGGCAATGAAGAGCTGCTCGAAAAATTGCAAAAAGCGCTTGATGAGATGAATGAAGATGGCACAGCCGCTGACATTTCAAAGAAATGGTTTGGCGAAGATAAAGTACTAAAATAA
- a CDS encoding MFS transporter — protein sequence MARKLPAQTVYFLYAGITAFLFEMVFTVNEVYRFEAAGFSPWQLVIVGTALELSCFIFEIPTGILADLKSRKLSVIIGVILIGMGFLIEGLVPVFMVILLCQVIWGIGYTFTSGAFEAWISDEVGGKELTGLFLKGAQVRQVGALIAIVLSTAIGAYIINLPMIVGGILFILLGLFLLIYMPETGFKPTLASEAGSYFQQMASTFAAGIRFMKKSQFLIVMACITFFYGLYSEGLDRLWIAHILQDVTLPDINVKPIVWVGLINGTALIASILAVEYIKRRLEKTGQLQKVWLLVVINAVMALSIIVFAMAGHYGTAFSSYLLFYILRTTNGPIYSAWLNENIESSVRATVLSTYGQLDAFGQIISGPIIGYIAYKATMELSLIVSGLLLLPVVALFAFLLKKAKHSV from the coding sequence ATGGCAAGAAAACTGCCTGCACAAACAGTATATTTTTTGTATGCTGGAATCACTGCGTTTTTATTTGAGATGGTCTTTACCGTAAATGAGGTGTACAGGTTTGAGGCAGCTGGCTTTTCACCATGGCAGCTGGTCATAGTAGGCACCGCACTCGAATTATCCTGTTTTATTTTTGAAATTCCAACTGGAATCCTGGCTGACTTAAAGAGCAGGAAATTATCTGTGATTATCGGGGTCATTCTAATCGGAATGGGTTTCCTGATAGAAGGACTTGTGCCGGTATTTATGGTCATTCTTCTATGCCAGGTTATTTGGGGTATAGGATACACGTTTACAAGCGGTGCGTTTGAAGCGTGGATATCGGATGAGGTTGGCGGAAAAGAATTGACGGGGTTATTTTTAAAAGGAGCGCAAGTCCGGCAAGTTGGTGCCTTGATTGCCATCGTCCTTAGTACGGCGATAGGTGCGTATATTATTAACCTGCCGATGATTGTGGGTGGCATTCTTTTTATTTTATTAGGCCTATTCCTGCTTATATATATGCCTGAAACCGGCTTTAAACCAACCCTGGCATCAGAAGCGGGAAGCTACTTTCAGCAAATGGCCTCCACCTTTGCGGCAGGCATTCGTTTTATGAAAAAAAGCCAGTTTCTAATTGTTATGGCGTGTATTACCTTTTTCTATGGATTGTATAGTGAAGGGCTAGACCGGCTTTGGATTGCCCATATCCTGCAGGATGTAACACTTCCGGATATAAATGTTAAGCCGATTGTCTGGGTCGGTTTGATTAACGGGACCGCCCTTATTGCAAGTATTCTTGCGGTTGAATACATAAAGAGAAGGCTCGAGAAAACTGGGCAGCTTCAAAAGGTCTGGCTGCTTGTTGTTATTAATGCGGTCATGGCCTTAAGTATTATTGTATTTGCAATGGCGGGCCATTATGGGACAGCTTTTTCTTCCTATCTATTATTCTATATTCTTAGAACCACAAATGGGCCAATATATAGTGCATGGCTAAATGAAAACATTGAATCTAGTGTAAGAGCAACCGTTCTTTCAACCTATGGCCAGTTGGATGCTTTCGGACAAATCATTAGCGGTCCAATCATCGGGTATATTGCATACAAGGCCACGATGGAGCTTTCTCTTATCGTTTCGGGCCTACTGCTGCTGCCGGTCGTTGCTCTCTTTGCCTTTTTACTGAAGAAAGCTAAACATAGCGTCTAA